A stretch of DNA from Longimicrobium sp.:
TGGGATGGCGTCGACCTGCGAGTACCGGATGCCGCCGGGCGTCGCCATCTCCGCCGGCCGGTGCACCGCGACGGCGCCGAGCAGCCCGGGGCCGCAGTGAGGGGCTGATTCCAGACCGCTGTCGATCTTCCGATCTTCCTAACGACAACGAGCGCGCGACCGGATGCCGGCCGCGCGCTCGTTCCACTCAGGACTTTGGACCGAGGACTTACGCTTCCTCGTCCTCGTCGACCACCGGCAGCCCCTCGGGCCAGCCGCGCCCGCTGGGATATGTCTCGCGGGCGTAGCTGGACGGGCTGGTGTACGTGGGCCGCGGCGTGCGAACCGGGCGCTCGCCGCGCTCGAACACGGTGCGCTCGGGGCGCTCCGGGCGCTCGCCGCGGTCGTGGCGCTCGAACCCGCCGCCCTCGCCGCGCGGCTCCTGCTGCGGCCGCTCGGACAGGAGGAAGGTGTTCAGCAGGTCCGGCGTGATGACCGTGCGGTCGTCGGCCTCTTCCCACAGGTCGCGGTGCGGCTGCTGCGGGCCGGTGCCGTGGAACAGGTGGATCAGCACGCCCTCGTTCTTGGCCGCGCGGATGGCCGGCAGGAAGTCGCTGTCGCCGGTGATCAGGATGGCGCGGTGGATCCGCTGCTTCACCGCCAGCATCACCAGGTCCACGCCCAGGTAGATGTCGACGCGCTTCTGCTCGAAGATGGGGCGGTTGCTCTCGCGGTCGGTGCCGCGGTACTCCAGCTTGCCCTCGCGCACCTCGAAGCGGTTCAGGCGGTTCAGCGCGCTGAAGAACCGCTGCTTTCCGGCGTACCGCTCCTCCTCTTCCGGCGTGGGCACCGGGCTCATGTACGGGAGGCAGTGGTAGTAGTAGGTGCGAAGCAGGTCGTCGGGGCGCGACAGCTCGGTGGCCAGCTTCCCGAAGTCGATGCGCGGCGAGCCGCAGTCGCGCGACACGCGGTCGAAGTAACCGCCGTCCACGAAGATCGCGGTTTGACCCATTGCTATGAAGTCCCTCTGCGTGGAAGAAGAAAACCCGCCCGGGAGTGCCGGCGGGTAGATTTATGCGGCGAGGCGTTCCCGCCGTCGCGGCGGGACGCACCCGCCGCCTGCCCGTAGCCGAGAGTTACCGCCGAGGGAGCAGATTGTCAAGCTGCGGCCAAACTGCCGCCGGGTACGCGCCAATCCCGAAAAGCCCGGCACCGCATGCCATCCGCCACCCCATGAACGGCCACCTTGTCCATGCACCAGAATGGGCGCGGCGGGGCGGCGCAGATGCCCGCGTCGCCCCCGCCGCCGTCGTCCGGAACGCGCGTCAGTGCGAGCCGTGCACGTCCAGCAGCTCCACGTCGAACACCAGGGTGGAGTTGGGAGGGATGGGCCCCACCGCGCGGGCGCCGTACCCCAGTTCGGCGGGGATCACCAGCGTGCGGCGGCCGCCCACCTTCATCCCCGCCACGCCTTCGTCCCACCCGCGGATGACGTGGCCGGCGCCCAGCGGAAAGTGGAACGGCTGCCCGCGGTCGCGGCTGCTGTCGAACTTCTTGCCGTCCTGCAGCGTTCCCGTGTAGTGCACCACCACGTGGTTGCCGGACTTCGCCTCGGCGCCGGTGCCCACCACGTCGTCGCGGTACTGCAGCCCCGAGGGGGTCGTCGTCATCCCGTTCTCCGCCACGTTCGCCTCCCGTCCCCTGAGTGAAGATGTGCCGCCCCCGCGGGCGCGTCCGCCCCGGCCGGACCGGCCCGTGCGTCCGTTTTCCGCCGCGGCACGCGAATTCCGGCGCAGCTCTCGGTGCCGGTGGAGCGCTGAACTTCGCCCGCGCCCCGCCCCGCCACAACCCCTTCGCGGCGAGGGCCGAATGGCGCCGCACGACTCGGGCCGGGGCTCACGTCCGGAAGGGAGGCCGACATGCGAAGCATGGCACGGTGGGCGATTTCGGCGGCGGTCGCGGGTGCGCTGGCGTTCGGCGCGGCCGGGGCGGCGGCTTCGCCGGAACCGGCGGCGGCGGGCGGGCGCCAGTGCAACAACGGCGACTGCAAGGCGCTCTGCAAGCTCGACGGCGCGCGCTCCGGCACCTGCGGCGGAGACCAGTGCATCTGCATCTACTGAAACCCGGGGAGGGAAGATGAGGAGAATCCGGGAGATGGCGATGGGCGCCGTGGTCGCGGCGGCGCTGGGGTTCGGCGCGGCGCAGGCGGTGGCGGCGCCGCGCGCACCGGTGGCGGATGCGGCGCGGGCGTGCAAGCCGGGCGACTGCGGCCGCCAGTGCAAGGCCGCCGGCTACGACGGCGGAAGCTGCGCCGGCGGGCTGTGCGAGTGCTTCATCGGCCCGCTACGGTAGCGCGAGGGCGGCGGGAGGGAAACCCGAACCACGAGGGGGGACGATGACGGGACGGATCAGGCAGCTGGCGTTCGCAGCCACGGTCACGGCCGCGCTGGGCTTCGGCGCCGCGCAGACGCTGGCGCAGCCCGCGCGCGCGAGCGGGCCCGCGCAGGTGTGCAACGACCAGACGTGCGCGCGGGTGTGCAGCGCGCTGGGGTTCCACGGCGGCTTCTGCAACACCGGCGGCGGGTGCAGCTGCTACCTGTGAGCGCGCCCCTGGAGCCACCCGTGAACGGGAGAGGGTGATGAGCGGAAGAATCGGCCAGGCGTCGCGCTGGACCCTTGCCGCGGCGGTCGCGGCGGCGCTGGGGTTCGGCGCGGCGCAGGCGGTGGCCGCGCCGGCGGCTCCGTCGCCGCACAGCCCACGGGTGTGCGCCGGGCCCGCGTGCGACCTGCTGTGCAGGCAGCTGGACTACGCGCGCGGGCAGTGCGTGGAGGGCGTCTGCCGCTGCTTCACGCAGTAGCGGGGCGCCCGGTGAGCCATCCTCGACCTGGGAGGGAGAGATGAGGGGACGGATTCGGAAGATCCGGCGCTGGGCGGGCGCCGCGGCCGTCACGGCGGCGCTCGGGTTCGGCGCGGCGCAGGCGGTTGCCGCGCCCACGGCCACGCGGGAGGCGCGCGCGTGCGACCCGGACGAATGCGCCACCTGGTGCGCGTCCATCGGCGGCGTGGGGCAGTGTGTCAACAAGGTGTGCCGCTGCATCATCTGACCGGCGCCGGAAAGCGCTAAGTCTTAAGTCCTAAGTGCTAAGTGCTAAGTGCTTGGTCGCATAGGAAATATGGACGGCGTCACTCAGGACTTGGGACTCAGGACTTAGGACTACTTATTTAGATCGGCGGCGGGCGCCGGAGACCGGATCCGGCGCCCGCCCCGTGCATCACCCCAGCGTGCGGTACTCGCGGCGGTGGTGGACGAGCGGCGGCGCGTCGCGGCCGATCTCCGCGCGCTCGACGCGGCCGATGACGATGCGGTGGTCGCCGCCGGGGTGCATCTCCGCCACCGAGCAGACGAGGGCCGCGAGCGCGCCGGGGAGCACGGGGTCGGCCTGTGCCGCGGAGATCGCCTGGTCGAACGGGAAGCGGTCGGCGTAGCTGAGGGCCAGGCGGCGCTGGTCCTCGGCGAGGAAGGAGACGGTGAACCGGCCGGCGTCCTCGAGCGACGGGAGGAGCGCCGCCTGCTCGTCCACGCACACCAGCACCAGCGGCGGCCGCAGCGACAGCGAGGTGAACGCGCTCACCGTCATGGCCACCACGTCGTCGTCGTCGCGCACGGCCAGGACGGCGACGCCGCTGGTCCAGCACGCCAGCGCCTCGCGGAAGTCGTCCAGCCGGAGCTCGCCCTCGGGCTCCGGCTCCTCGTCGCGCGTGCGGATCGCGGCCACGATGGGGCGGCGGGTCATCGCGGTGTCTCCATCTCCGTCTCGATCTGCATCTCCATCTTCATCCTGGTCACCCTCTCCATCTCCCGATCCCATAAATCGCGAAAATGCGACCAGGAAGCCGCCCTTCACGGAGGCTGTCACCGCCGCTCACCGCAGGTATGGCGCGACGTTGCCGGCGATGATGCGGAACTCGGCCTCGGTGAGCGGGAGCATGCCGTGGAACGCGCCCCACGACTGGCGCAGCGGCGGGTTGCCGCCCCAGCCGCCGTCCGAGCCCCAGAGGATGCGCCGCGGGCCGATCTGCCGGATGCGGCGCACCAGCTGCTCGAGCTCCCGGTCCGGGCTGGTGATGGTCACGTTCGAGGCCACGTCGAAGTACAGGTTGCGGGTGCGCGGGTCGCCCGCGGCCACGGCCTCGGCCAGCGGCGCCATCGCGGCGTCGGCCTCGTAGCCGGGGCCCGCGTCGGTCATGTGCGCCACCTGCACCACCACGTCGGGCGCCTCGGGAAGGATCTGCTCCAGGAAGATCCGCGAATGCGCGGCGCCGTACGACGGGTCGCGCGTCCACAGGTGCGCCACGATGGGCATCCCCAGGCGGTTGGCCGCGCGGAACACCTCGCGCACCCTGGCCACGTGCTCGGGGTTCAGCACGTTCACCCCCGAGTTGCCGAAGTGCAGCTTCAGCCCGCGCATGTGCAGGTCGCGCGAGCAGCGCTCCATCTCCCGCACCGCGTACTCCTTCAGCGGGTTCACGCCGCAGAACGCCACCAGCCGGTCCGGATACCGCGCCACCTCGCGCGCCGTCCAGTCGTTCTCCGCCCGCACCTTCCCGTACTCGTCGTCCACCGGCGGCGCCAGCGGGCTCCCCCACGAGTAGCCGAGCGAGAGCACCACCGCGCGCCGCACTCCGGCCGCGTCCATCTGCGCGATCAGCTGGTCCGCCGTCACCTGCGATGGCGTGGCGTCGGCCGGGAAGGTGGCCGTCTCCGCGGCGACGCGCCACGCGCCGTAGTCGCCCTTCCGCAGCGCGAGCAGCACCTGGCCGAAGTGCCACGGCCGCCCCTCCACCGGCCGCGTGTAGTAGCCCGCCACGTGCGCCGCGGAGCCCTGCACCGCAACCGAAACGGGGGTGATGGTGTACGGCCGCGCGAACAATCGCGCCATGAACGATGCCGCGGTGGAGCCACGCAGCCAGCGCCCGCTCTCCGGATCGAGGACGACGGCGTCCGGCGCGTAGACCCGCGCCAGCGCGAGCGAGTCGTTCCACGCGGCCGCCCGGCCCGCCAGCACGCGCGCCAGCTCCGCGGGAACGTCCACGGCGGGGAGCTGCGACCGGGCCGCGGACCGCGCCGCGAGCGCGGGACTCAGCAGGTGCTGGTGATGTGCCACCACGGGCCGGATCGCCTCCGTGGCCGCCCCGGGCGCGGCGGACGGCGGCGGCGCATTCCCCGCTTGCTGCGGAGCGCACCCGATCGCCGCGAACGCGAGCAGATACGACGCGCTTTTGCGAATCATCGATCGCATGTCGCTGGGGCGATGGGGAAGGAGATGGAATCGGGTCGGGATGAAGATAGCGGCGCTCCCGCGATGCGACACGCCGCCATCCATCGTCTTCGTCCCGGTTCGATCCACCTGCCGGGGATCGGACGATGACGGGTTCGCACCGCGGGAGCGGATGACGTAGTTTGGGGCGGAGCGCCCGGTGCGCTCCTTTCTTTTCGTATCCGTAGCCAGATGATGCTGACCGCAGCCCTCGCGCTCGCCCTGGCGGCGGCGCCCGACACCTCGCACGCGCGGCCGCCCGACGCGGCGCAGGACGCGCCCGCCGTGACCGTGCACCGACAGCCGGCGCTCCCCACGGTGGCGCTGCGCCTTTCCATCCAGGCCGACGACCCGCCGGGGTACGCGGGCGCGGGGCACCTCTTCCAGCACCTCCTTCTCCCCACGCTCGAGGACCAGGTGGCGCGGGTGGGCGGGCGCGTGCAGGCCATCCGCGGCTCCGACGCCATCGTCTACACCGTGGTCGGCCCGGCGTCCGAGCTGGACTACCTCGCCGGCATCCTGCGCTCCACGCTCCGCGCGCCGGCCACCCCCGCGCCGGGGATGCTGGCCGCGCTCGGCGCGCTCTCCGGCGAGCGCGCGGCCGAGCGCGAGACGGCGCCGCAGTACGTCCGCGCCGCGCTGCGCGCCCGGCTCTTCCCCGCCGACCTTCCCGCGGCAGGGACGGACGAGGCCGCCGCGCGGCTGGCGTCGGCGCCGCTGGACGAGGTGTGGAGCGAGATCTACCGCCCCGACCGCGTCTCCATCGTGGCGGTGGGCGACGTGCAGCTGGACGCGGTGCGCCGCGCCTTCCGCTCGCTCCCGCCGCCGGCGTCGCGCGGGCCGGCGTTCCTGCCGGAGGACACCGTCCCCTCGTTCGAGGCCGACACCCCGCAGGCCACGCGCGGGTGGATCGGCTCGGCGTGGGCGGCCACCGACGCCGACCCGGCGGCCCTCTCCGTCACCGCGCGCCTCCTCCGCTCGTACCTGCGGCGGCGGATGACCCGCTCGTCGGTGGACGTGGAGCACTGGTGGACGCACCACGGGCAGGCGCTGGCCCTGGTCGTCGCCACGCCGGACTCGCTCGTTCCCGCCGCGCGTCGCACCGTCGACGGTGCGCTCACGACGCTCGCGGGGAACGTGGACGCGGATGCGGTGCGCGACGCGGCGGCATCGGTGCGGCGCGACCTGCTCTTCCTCTCCCGCTCGCCCGAGCGGATGGCGGAGCTGATCGGCGAGTTCGCGGACCGTGGCGCGGGCGGCGACGGGGTGCAGCAGTTCTACGCCGAGCTGGGCGAGGTGACGGAGGACGACGTGCGCCGCGTGCTGGAGTCGCTCGGCGCGGCGGACCCGGCGAAGGTGTACGTGCCGCCGCAGCGCATCCCCGCCGCGCAGCGCCGCTGATGACGAGCCTCCGCATCTTCCGCGCGGCCGCCGGCGCCGCGCTGGCGCTGGTCGCGCTCGCGGGCCCCACCTGGGCG
This window harbors:
- a CDS encoding NYN domain-containing protein; protein product: MGQTAIFVDGGYFDRVSRDCGSPRIDFGKLATELSRPDDLLRTYYYHCLPYMSPVPTPEEEERYAGKQRFFSALNRLNRFEVREGKLEYRGTDRESNRPIFEQKRVDIYLGVDLVMLAVKQRIHRAILITGDSDFLPAIRAAKNEGVLIHLFHGTGPQQPHRDLWEEADDRTVITPDLLNTFLLSERPQQEPRGEGGGFERHDRGERPERPERTVFERGERPVRTPRPTYTSPSSYARETYPSGRGWPEGLPVVDEDEEA
- a CDS encoding amidohydrolase family protein, translated to MVAHHQHLLSPALAARSAARSQLPAVDVPAELARVLAGRAAAWNDSLALARVYAPDAVVLDPESGRWLRGSTAASFMARLFARPYTITPVSVAVQGSAAHVAGYYTRPVEGRPWHFGQVLLALRKGDYGAWRVAAETATFPADATPSQVTADQLIAQMDAAGVRRAVVLSLGYSWGSPLAPPVDDEYGKVRAENDWTAREVARYPDRLVAFCGVNPLKEYAVREMERCSRDLHMRGLKLHFGNSGVNVLNPEHVARVREVFRAANRLGMPIVAHLWTRDPSYGAAHSRIFLEQILPEAPDVVVQVAHMTDAGPGYEADAAMAPLAEAVAAGDPRTRNLYFDVASNVTITSPDRELEQLVRRIRQIGPRRILWGSDGGWGGNPPLRQSWGAFHGMLPLTEAEFRIIAGNVAPYLR
- a CDS encoding FKBP-type peptidyl-prolyl cis-trans isomerase, with product MTTTPSGLQYRDDVVGTGAEAKSGNHVVVHYTGTLQDGKKFDSSRDRGQPFHFPLGAGHVIRGWDEGVAGMKVGGRRTLVIPAELGYGARAVGPIPPNSTLVFDVELLDVHGSH
- a CDS encoding flavin reductase family protein — protein: MTRRPIVAAIRTRDEEPEPEGELRLDDFREALACWTSGVAVLAVRDDDDVVAMTVSAFTSLSLRPPLVLVCVDEQAALLPSLEDAGRFTVSFLAEDQRRLALSYADRFPFDQAISAAQADPVLPGALAALVCSVAEMHPGGDHRIVIGRVERAEIGRDAPPLVHHRREYRTLG